One part of the Zymomonas mobilis subsp. pomaceae ATCC 29192 genome encodes these proteins:
- a CDS encoding LptA/OstA family protein, translating into MPAGPRSFFSLCAFIISLIGTNLLISPLSAQGFRHHDTNAPIDIDADHNEVLYKANRAIYSGHVRAKQADMTITAEYVRIAYTMPPAKSGGESSPQIQRLDASGGVTIQTPDEMAKGDIGIYDVVRRLITLIGKVEMVRGDSVVHGGRLIIDLNTGKGTVDGSAVGPSNSQNKGRVTGHFVVPPAK; encoded by the coding sequence ATGCCCGCTGGCCCAAGGTCTTTTTTTTCACTTTGTGCTTTTATTATTTCTTTAATTGGTACTAATCTTCTGATTAGCCCTTTATCCGCCCAAGGCTTTCGTCATCACGATACCAATGCCCCCATTGATATTGATGCAGATCATAATGAAGTACTTTATAAAGCCAATCGGGCTATTTACTCTGGGCATGTTCGGGCAAAACAAGCCGATATGACGATTACAGCGGAGTATGTTCGTATTGCTTATACGATGCCGCCAGCCAAATCAGGCGGCGAAAGCTCACCCCAAATTCAAAGGCTAGATGCGTCTGGTGGGGTTACTATCCAAACCCCTGACGAGATGGCTAAAGGCGACATCGGCATTTATGATGTTGTACGCCGGTTAATAACCTTAATCGGAAAGGTAGAAATGGTAAGAGGTGATTCTGTTGTCCATGGTGGACGTTTGATCATTGACCTTAATACCGGGAAAGGTACCGTAGATGGTAGTGCAGTGGGACCTTCCAATAGTCAAAACAAAGGTCGTGTGACAGGACATTTTGTTGTGCCGCCCGCAAAATAA
- the aroE gene encoding shikimate dehydrogenase gives MKDENFLKALTGSFSSPSADNPTVEMMEADYRSQKLHARYINCEVTKDNLKAAVEGAKAMGWVGFNCSTPHKVAIIDLIDEIGESASIIGAVNCVTIRDGKMTGDNSDGKGFLLSLKKITDPTDKKIALLGAGGAARAVAVELALAGATEITVINRNAERGEALAKLVNEKTPAQAKFTLWQGDYQLPDDIDILVNATSIGLGDEKALPPVNIDSIKEGLIVADVIPNPPKTAFLKAAAEKKAKTLDGLGMLVNQGAVAIKLWFNIEAETQVMEDRLFDIFGA, from the coding sequence ATGAAAGACGAAAATTTTTTAAAAGCTTTGACGGGCTCATTTTCTTCACCCTCCGCTGATAATCCGACCGTTGAAATGATGGAAGCGGACTATCGCTCTCAAAAGCTCCATGCCCGCTATATTAATTGCGAGGTAACCAAGGACAATCTGAAGGCCGCAGTTGAAGGGGCAAAGGCCATGGGTTGGGTAGGCTTTAATTGCTCAACACCCCACAAAGTAGCCATTATCGATCTAATTGATGAAATAGGTGAATCGGCCTCTATTATTGGTGCGGTTAATTGCGTGACTATCCGCGATGGAAAAATGACGGGTGATAATAGTGATGGCAAAGGTTTTCTCCTTTCTTTAAAAAAGATCACGGATCCCACAGATAAAAAAATTGCCTTGTTAGGCGCAGGCGGCGCTGCCCGCGCGGTTGCAGTTGAACTCGCCCTTGCCGGGGCAACAGAAATCACCGTTATTAACCGGAACGCTGAACGAGGTGAGGCGCTTGCTAAATTGGTTAATGAAAAAACACCGGCTCAAGCTAAATTTACACTGTGGCAAGGTGATTATCAGCTGCCCGATGATATTGATATTCTCGTCAATGCAACCTCTATTGGTCTTGGGGATGAAAAAGCCCTCCCCCCTGTTAATATCGATAGTATTAAAGAGGGTCTAATTGTAGCGGATGTTATCCCAAATCCGCCCAAAACTGCCTTTTTAAAGGCTGCGGCTGAAAAAAAAGCTAAAACACTTGATGGTTTAGGCATGCTGGTTAATCAGGGTGCTGTTGCGATCAAATTATGGTTCAATATAGAAGCTGAAACACAAGTGATGGAAGATAGGCTCTTCGATATTTTTGGGGCTTAA
- a CDS encoding cold-shock protein — translation MSFDRGRRGQRGGRDKRDSFGGDESYSSNYGGGDRFGGGGFGGGDRFGGGDRFGGGDRFGGGAGGGGGFRGGRGGGGGGGGMPPQVVGEGTGVVKFFNAQKGFGFIVRDDGGEDVFVHISAVEQAGLTGLAEGQPLSFTLVDRGGRVSATNLGIEGEPLPITESSAPRSSGGEFGGARSGGPQRQLTGEKSSGTVKFFNAMKGFGFIQRDDGQPDAFVHISAVERAGLPSLNEGDRLTFELEVDRRGKYAAVNLGQLDD, via the coding sequence ATGAGTTTCGATAGAGGCAGACGTGGCCAGCGTGGCGGCCGTGATAAACGTGACAGTTTCGGTGGCGATGAATCCTATAGTAGTAATTATGGTGGTGGTGACCGTTTCGGCGGCGGTGGTTTTGGCGGTGGTGACCGCTTTGGTGGTGGTGATCGTTTCGGCGGTGGTGACCGCTTCGGCGGCGGTGCAGGTGGCGGCGGCGGTTTCCGCGGCGGCCGTGGCGGCGGCGGTGGTGGCGGTGGTATGCCTCCCCAGGTCGTGGGTGAAGGCACCGGCGTTGTAAAATTTTTTAATGCCCAGAAGGGTTTCGGTTTCATCGTCCGTGATGATGGCGGTGAAGATGTTTTTGTTCATATCTCTGCTGTGGAGCAGGCAGGCCTCACTGGTCTTGCAGAAGGTCAGCCTTTAAGCTTTACCTTGGTTGATCGTGGTGGTCGTGTTTCGGCTACCAATCTGGGTATTGAAGGTGAACCTTTACCCATCACGGAATCCTCTGCACCTCGTAGCAGCGGTGGTGAATTTGGTGGCGCACGTAGCGGTGGCCCACAGCGCCAGTTAACGGGTGAAAAATCCAGCGGTACTGTAAAATTCTTCAACGCGATGAAGGGCTTCGGTTTCATTCAGCGCGATGATGGACAGCCCGATGCTTTCGTTCATATCTCTGCTGTTGAACGTGCTGGTCTTCCTAGCCTTAACGAAGGTGATCGTCTTACCTTCGAATTAGAAGTAGATCGTCGCGGTAAGTATGCTGCGGTCAATCTTGGCCAGTTAGACGACTAA
- the lptB gene encoding LPS export ABC transporter ATP-binding protein, producing MNPDHRPKDTLSSEIYEVGTSQGLSIISIAKSYDHRQVLADVSLNVGRGEVVGLLGPNGAGKTTCFYSVMGLVKPDAGRILLDGHDITGLAMYRRAILGLGYLPQETSIFRGLSVAQNIDCVLELHYPDKKARKERLDQLLSEFHLTKLYDSPAMALSGGERRRCEIARALAANPSIMLLDEPFAGIDPISISDIRDLIEDLSNRGIGVLITDHNVREMLDIVNRACIIYDGRVLFQGNPEALVADENVRRLYLGEDFTL from the coding sequence ATGAACCCTGATCATAGACCTAAGGACACCCTTTCCTCAGAAATATATGAGGTCGGTACATCTCAGGGTTTGTCGATTATTTCGATTGCGAAATCGTATGATCACCGTCAGGTTTTAGCAGATGTGTCCTTAAATGTAGGACGTGGTGAGGTAGTGGGCCTATTAGGCCCCAATGGTGCAGGTAAAACGACCTGTTTTTATTCTGTGATGGGGTTGGTCAAACCTGATGCGGGACGCATTTTACTGGATGGCCATGATATTACAGGTTTGGCAATGTATCGGAGGGCAATTTTAGGTCTTGGCTATCTACCCCAGGAAACCTCTATTTTCCGCGGCCTCTCTGTCGCGCAAAATATTGATTGTGTGCTGGAACTTCATTATCCTGATAAAAAAGCCCGTAAAGAAAGATTAGATCAGCTTTTATCCGAATTTCATCTAACTAAACTTTACGATTCTCCGGCAATGGCTCTTTCGGGTGGTGAAAGGCGACGCTGCGAGATTGCACGCGCTTTGGCAGCGAATCCCTCTATTATGCTACTGGACGAACCTTTTGCTGGTATTGATCCCATCTCAATATCCGATATCCGAGATTTGATTGAAGATCTTTCTAATCGGGGTATTGGGGTTTTGATTACCGATCATAATGTCCGAGAAATGCTTGATATCGTTAATCGGGCTTGTATTATCTACGATGGTAGGGTGTTATTCCAAGGCAATCCAGAAGCGCTTGTCGCTGATGAAAATGTGCGACGGCTCTATCTTGGTGAAGATTTTACGCTTTAG
- a CDS encoding ribonuclease D gives MTVYFHEEDLPKDALSEGSVAVDTETMGLITRRDRLCVVQISDGKGDQHLVRFAPDSDYSAPNLKAVLGDPNRLKIYHFGRFDIAAILYYLGVMAAPVYCTKIASKLVRTYTDRHGLKELVRELLSHDISKQQQCSDWGGPHLSDPQREYAASDVRFLHALKEKLDIRLKREKREALAQACFDFLPTRAELDIAGWADADIFAHM, from the coding sequence ATGACTGTTTATTTTCATGAAGAAGATTTACCGAAAGACGCGCTTTCTGAAGGTTCAGTAGCGGTCGATACGGAAACAATGGGACTTATTACACGCCGAGATCGGTTATGTGTTGTCCAGATTTCAGATGGTAAGGGTGATCAACATCTCGTGCGATTCGCACCGGATAGCGATTATAGCGCTCCTAATTTGAAAGCGGTATTAGGCGATCCTAATCGACTTAAAATTTATCATTTCGGTCGTTTTGATATCGCAGCGATTCTTTACTATCTCGGGGTGATGGCTGCCCCAGTTTATTGCACAAAAATTGCTTCAAAACTGGTCAGAACCTATACTGATCGTCACGGACTAAAAGAATTAGTCCGAGAATTATTAAGCCACGATATATCGAAACAACAGCAATGCTCTGATTGGGGTGGCCCTCATTTATCTGATCCGCAAAGAGAATATGCGGCTTCCGATGTGCGTTTTCTGCATGCTTTGAAAGAAAAACTTGATATTCGTCTGAAACGGGAAAAACGTGAAGCCTTAGCCCAAGCGTGTTTTGATTTTCTACCAACACGGGCTGAACTTGATATTGCGGGTTGGGCAGACGCTGATATTTTCGCCCATATGTAG
- the lptC gene encoding LPS export ABC transporter periplasmic protein LptC: MVSSDQLIGRRWALAGSHHDRIIHILRIILPIGIFIVIVLMVITPLIGRKDLSFVLSRDHIAATKERMNLRKAIYRGHDDRKRAFELRAESAIQPDSSNPQLWLTDLIAEIQLDSGPATVKAPHGRYNMDTNILIIDGPTELVMANGYHVNGRDVTIDLDKRLITSNRPVTGRTPTGSFQGENINVDLINGTATLEGRTHTHFDRRSGDK; encoded by the coding sequence ATGGTTTCTTCAGACCAACTAATAGGACGTCGATGGGCGTTGGCAGGAAGCCACCATGACCGAATAATTCATATTCTTAGAATTATTCTGCCGATAGGTATATTTATTGTCATTGTTTTGATGGTGATCACGCCTTTGATTGGCAGAAAAGATTTAAGCTTTGTGTTATCTCGAGACCATATAGCAGCGACTAAAGAGCGGATGAATCTTAGAAAAGCTATCTATCGTGGGCATGATGATCGCAAACGGGCTTTTGAACTAAGGGCCGAATCCGCTATTCAACCTGATTCCAGTAACCCTCAATTGTGGCTTACAGATCTTATTGCTGAAATTCAGCTAGATAGTGGACCAGCCACGGTAAAAGCGCCCCACGGACGCTATAATATGGATACCAATATCCTAATCATAGATGGACCAACTGAATTAGTTATGGCTAATGGCTATCATGTCAATGGACGAGATGTGACTATCGATCTTGATAAAAGACTTATAACGAGTAATCGTCCTGTTACAGGACGGACACCCACAGGTAGTTTTCAAGGTGAAAATATTAACGTTGATCTGATCAATGGCACAGCTACATTAGAAGGTCGGACACATACTCATTTTGACCGCCGGTCAGGAGATAAATAA